The window AACATTTTAACGTTTACCATTCGCACTTCTCAGAGGATTTCCTGTAAGAGCACACAGGTAATGTGCTGGAACAGGGAAGCTCCCTTTAAACCACAAGGAAAATGAGATTAGTGCATAACAGGTAAAATGAAGGCTTTTCAGTACATAGCTGGGCCCAGTAGGGAAAAAGATGCAAGCCTAAAGAAACACAAATAAGAGTATAAACATAATTTGCTTGTATTACTGGACTATAAAGTTGTCGATATTCGGGGTTACATGTTAATTACTAAGGAATTAAGAGGAAAGTCTATAAAAAAGGTGCACGTGAAGAAATCAAAGCTCTTTTGTTGAAAAAGTGGGTGGCTCTTAAAAGAGCCTTTGGGTTAAGCAGATTTTAGCCAAGCATTTACTTGGAGCTGGTGTACTTGGTGACGGCCTTGGTGCCCTCGGACACGGCGTGCTTGGCCAGCTCGCCGGGCAGCAGCAGGCGCACGGCCGTCTGGATCTCCCGCGAGGTGATGGTGGAGCGCTTGTTGTAGTGCGCCAGGCGCGAGGCCTCGCCCGCGATGCGCTCGAAGATGTCGTTGACGAAGGAGTTCATGATGCCCATGGCCTTGGACGAGATGCCCGTGTCGGGGTGCACCTGCTTCAGCACCTTGTACACGTAGATGGAGTAGCTCTCCTTGCGGCTCTTCTTGCGCTTCTTGTCGCCCTTCTTCTGCGTCTTGGTCACCGCCTTCTTGGAGCCCTTCTTGGGCGCGGGGGCGGACTTGGCCGGCTCGGGCAtttcggcagcagcagcagccgcagctccTCACAACAACAACTCACGCACAGCGACAGCGCTCAGCAGCAACGGCGCCGCCTCGGCAGCCGCCGCCTTTATAGCAGCTCCGGCGAGACCGCCGCCTCGCCATTGGCTGTCTGTCAGCTCCGAGCTCGGCGCCGAGACCCGCCATTGGCCAGATTTGGATTCGCTTTTCTATTGGCTGCGGCACCAACTTCTCTCTCGCAGCCAATCGTAGGAGGCGCTGCCCATCCGCCCGGGTTGTATATAAGGCAGGCGGGGCGGCGGGCTCGGAGTTCCTCTCGCGGCTGTGCCGGTTGTGTCGCTGTCGTCGCTGCGGAATCGCTGCAGGGAAGATGTCGGGTCGCGGGAAGCAGGGCGGCAAGGCGCGGGCCAAGGCCAAGTCGCGCTCGTCGCGGGCCGGGCTGCAGTTCCCCGTGGGCCGCGTGCACCGGCTGCTGCGCAAGGGCAACTACGCGGAGCGCGTGGGCGCGGGCGCGCCGGTGTACCTGGCGGCCGTGCTGGAGTACCTGACGGCCGAGATCCTGGAGCTGGCGGGCAACGCGGCCCGCGACAACAAGAAGACGCGCATCATCCCCCGCCACCTGCAGCTCGCCATCCGCAACGACGAGGAGCTCAACAAGCTGCTGGGCAAGGTGACGATCGCGCAGGGCGGCGTGCTGCCCAACATCCAGGCCGTGCTGCTGCCCAAGAAGACCGACAGCCATAAGGTGAAAGCCAAGTAAATGCTCAGTGAGGCTCATCACCAAACAAAGGCTCTTTTCAGAGCCGCCCACATTCCCCTTAAAGTGCTGAGTCACTGCATTTTGGTTTTTCAGTCGGAGAAGACCGGAATACGtaacttgtcttttcttcaagTCTCTAATTCTGCTTTTCTTCGTTTCTGTTTCTTTAAAGAGATTGTCTGAAAGGCGGTTGGTTTTTTCTCAAAGAACCCATGTTTTTGTCCCCGAGGTGAATTTCCGTCGCTTATGCCTCTTTAGAATTACTTAAATGATGTATTGACTTTTTCAGTTTTAACAGTGGGAAGTGTGGGTTTTTTAGTGGCGGAAATATCCCGTGCTCTGGCCCGCCCGCTCCGAGTTTGTTGTGCTTTGTTAAGTACGTGTTAGGAGACATCAATAAAGTCTTAGCAGTCTGGATTCTTTCCTTTGCGAGCGCTAAAAGGAGCTGATCTCTGTTGCACCTTCGTGTTTCAGAGAAAGGAGAGCTGAAAGGAAAGCAAATCGcgcaggagaaaaaaagaaaaaaagctcagAATAGTGTCAGGCAGTCCTGGCAGTGACTTGAACAAATGCTTTCTCAACAGGACGGGTGTTCCCAGCCTCGGGCCCCTGACTGATCCGCCTTTGCTGCCTTTTAACACTCCTGTGTGAGTGCCAGCGGCTTTCCTGGGCAGAATTGTGGAACACCGGGGAAAGTTTTCAGGCAGGGAGGAGTTGCCGCTGCTCCCAGGGAGCTCTGATGTGATTTAGTGGTCGCGGCGTTACACTGGAAAGAGCGCGATCGCTTTAATTTCGTTTTTCTGGCGCTGATCGCTGGATCCACGCCCTCTTCTCCCTGTGCTATGGGGAGTTTGGAGCCGGCGCTCGGTTTTGGGAGCAAGCGAGTCGTtcttggaaaagctgctgctcttacggCAGGTCACGGTGTTGCTTTAAAGTCAAATCGCTGCTGGGTTCCGATCTCCTCCTGCCTttggcgcggccgctcccggccCGCGTTCCCCGCGCCTCCCGCGCCggctctgggtgcagcagcaGCGGCCGCTCGGCCCCGGCGCCTCCGTCTGTGCTGCGGCTGCGGCACCGCAGCGACGGCAGCGGCTCGGAACGCGGGCACGGCTTGGCCATCGCTGTCCTCGGGACGGGGAAAGAGATGCGGCTTGGCACCCGTgacctggtgtgtgtgtgtgtgtgctcgcTGAATTTCACTTTCCTCAAGGTGAGTCGGTGATGAATTCACCGTCCCGCAGGGGAAGGAATTCCCCACTCCCCTCTGTGCCACCTTGTTCCACATAATGGGACAGCCCTGCATGTTGAATTGCAGTGAGCAACGGGAAAGGCTGCTCAGAAAAACCGTGCGTGCATCATCTCGATGTTGTGTGAACGCTGGAATAAAATTCTAGTTTGTAGATGGTAGAAGTTTCCACAGAACAATTTTATGGGTTTGTTTCCCTTTTAAAAGAATGATCTGCTATTAGGGGACAGTGGTAGTGGTCAAGAAGGTATACAATTAATTACTATTATTTTAGTAATTCCTCTCGTTTTTGTCTGCTAAAGAACGTGCTCGGTTATTTTGTAGTTGTAGTTTCGAGTTACATGCATGGGGAATAAAGCCATAAATTAAATATAAGGCTACAGGAGGTCTAAATTATGAAGGGTTGCAGGACCTCGAATGTATATTATACAGCCAGAGATTCTTGTGAAAATGCTTCCTAGATGTGGTTTACCAAACGCGGGATAAGCGAGCAGAAGCGCTTTGAAAATCAATGTATTTTCCAGCAGTGAGCCCCGGCAGCCCCTTGGATGGGCGCAGACGGactgtgagcacagcttgtttgGGAGCAGCAGAACGGGCCGGAAGGTGCCGATGGGAGCATTTCCAGCTCTGCCGGGACAGGCGCTCGGGcagggcagccccggccccgccggtgCCGCATCCCGGCCCTGAGCATCCCCGGCCGTGCCCGAGGGAAGATTCCGTGCGGGCGGGGAACGGGGCGCTCGCTGCGGCTCCCGCAGTGACCGCCTGCCCGCGCCGTGAAACACGGAGTCGTGCTCCAATTCGGGCTCGGTTCGCTTCCTGCTTTGTTGTGCCTTTGTGGTTTAATCCCAGGAGCTGGATTTGGGGGCGTTAAggaggagagctgggctggagctgcgcGATCCCGTTCCTGCATAAATGCAGGGGGAGGGAGTGAAAGAGGGGATGATTCCCGGCAGGAACCCTCATTTCGGCAGCCGCAACAAAACCCTTTGGGTTTGCTGGTCAGGCCGTGACAAGCAGGCGTTTTCCTGCTCCCTGCGCTGGGGCAGGGACGGTGATTTAAGGACTAATCCGCCCCTGGGAGTGGGGAAATGCAGGGTGACACAGGATGGGGCAGCACCTCACTGTGGGAATGGGGAGCTTTGGGATTAGGAGCTcgtcagctcctgctgctctgtggctgCCACCAACACCTCGTGTGCAAGAGGCCCTGGGAA of the Melospiza melodia melodia isolate bMelMel2 chromosome 4, bMelMel2.pri, whole genome shotgun sequence genome contains:
- the LOC134417484 gene encoding histone H2B 1/2/3/4/6, which gives rise to MPEPAKSAPAPKKGSKKAVTKTQKKGDKKRKKSRKESYSIYVYKVLKQVHPDTGISSKAMGIMNSFVNDIFERIAGEASRLAHYNKRSTITSREIQTAVRLLLPGELAKHAVSEGTKAVTKYTSSK
- the LOC134417479 gene encoding histone H2A-IV-like; this translates as MSGRGKQGGKARAKAKSRSSRAGLQFPVGRVHRLLRKGNYAERVGAGAPVYLAAVLEYLTAEILELAGNAARDNKKTRIIPRHLQLAIRNDEELNKLLGKVTIAQGGVLPNIQAVLLPKKTDSHKVKAK